From a single Candidatus Saccharimonadales bacterium genomic region:
- the tuf gene encoding elongation factor Tu, which produces MADFDRTKPHVNVGTMGHVDHGKTTLTAAITAVLAKRLPSDTNKKVDYAQIDNAPEERARGITIASSHQEYESAKRHYAHVDMPGHADYVKNMITGAAQIDGAILVVAANDGPLPQTREHVLLAHQVNVPKIVVFLNKMDLADPELVELVEMDVRELLTKNGYDGDNAPIIKGSATKALEGDAASEDAIMELVDALDTYVEEPVRDLDKPFLMPIEDVFSIKGRGTVATGRIEQGIVKINDPVEIVGVKATQQSVVTGIEAFKKNLNQGQAGDNAGILLRGIEREQVERGQVLAKPGSVSPHTEFEAEVYILKKEEGGRHTPFSKGYKPQFYFRTTDVTGEVELPADKEMVMPGDTLTFKVTLLQPIAMEQGLNFAIREGGRTVGAGVVTKITK; this is translated from the coding sequence ATGGCAGATTTCGATCGAACCAAGCCTCACGTCAACGTCGGTACAATGGGTCACGTTGACCACGGAAAAACTACACTAACTGCTGCAATTACAGCTGTTCTTGCAAAACGTCTTCCAAGTGACACCAACAAAAAAGTTGACTACGCACAGATTGACAACGCACCTGAAGAGCGAGCACGTGGTATTACCATCGCTTCATCTCACCAGGAATACGAATCAGCTAAGCGTCACTACGCTCACGTCGACATGCCAGGTCACGCCGACTATGTTAAGAACATGATCACAGGTGCTGCACAAATTGATGGTGCTATCCTTGTGGTTGCCGCAAACGATGGTCCACTTCCACAAACTCGTGAGCACGTACTTCTTGCTCACCAGGTGAACGTGCCAAAGATCGTTGTGTTCCTAAACAAGATGGACCTTGCTGATCCTGAACTAGTTGAACTAGTTGAGATGGATGTTCGTGAACTTCTAACTAAGAACGGCTACGACGGCGACAACGCTCCTATCATCAAGGGCTCTGCTACTAAAGCTCTTGAAGGCGACGCTGCAAGCGAAGACGCTATCATGGAACTAGTTGACGCACTTGATACCTACGTCGAAGAACCAGTTCGTGATCTAGACAAGCCTTTCCTAATGCCTATTGAGGACGTGTTCTCAATCAAGGGTCGTGGAACAGTTGCTACTGGTCGTATTGAACAAGGTATTGTTAAGATCAACGATCCAGTTGAAATCGTTGGCGTGAAAGCTACTCAGCAATCAGTCGTTACTGGTATCGAAGCTTTCAAAAAGAACCTTAACCAAGGTCAAGCTGGCGACAACGCTGGTATCTTGCTTCGTGGTATTGAACGCGAACAAGTTGAACGCGGTCAGGTGCTTGCAAAACCAGGTTCAGTATCACCACACACTGAATTTGAAGCTGAAGTATACATCCTTAAAAAAGAAGAAGGTGGCCGACACACACCATTCAGCAAGGGTTACAAACCACAGTTCTACTTCCGTACTACGGACGTAACTGGTGAAGTTGAACTTCCTGCTGATAAAGAAATGGTTATGCCTGGTGACACTTTGACTTTCAAGGTAACATTGCTACAGCCAATCGCCATGGAACAAGGTCTAAACTTCGCTATTCGTGAAGGTGGCCGTACCGTTGGTGCTGGTGTTGTAACCAAGATCACTAAATAA